A single genomic interval of Astyanax mexicanus isolate ESR-SI-001 chromosome 4, AstMex3_surface, whole genome shotgun sequence harbors:
- the jund gene encoding transcription factor jun-D, translating to MMKKELSLNLNEQSAASELKPELRDGEAMLASAELGLLKLATPELERLIAQSTTPAASAQFSSYPKSVSDEQEFAEGFVKALEDLHKQNQLNGGAAGALGGRLLASHAGLALPTDLPVYTNLSTYSTTVNYSTDTIPFPPPPPPPPPPQQQQPAPQQAPTSAEQHSRLQPLKDEPQTVPDVQCFGDSPPLSPIDMDTQERIKAERKKLRNRIAASKCRKRKLERISRLEDKVKSLKSQNTELASTASVLREQVAQLKQRVLNHVNNGCQLLPSQVQAY from the coding sequence ATGATGAAGAAGGAACTAAGCCTAAACCTGAACGAGCAGAGCGCCGCCTCCGAGCTCAAGCCGGAGCTGAGGGACGGCGAGGCCATGCTTGCCTCAGCCGAGCTGGGTCTTCTCAAGCTGGCCACCCCGGAGCTGGAGAGGCTCATAGCCCAGTCAACGACTCCCGCCGCCTCCGCGCAGTTCTCCTCCTACCCCAAGTCCGTCAGCGACGAGCAGGAGTTCGCCGAGGGCTTCGTCAAAGCCCTGGAGGACCTTCACAAGCAGAACCAGCTGAACGGAGGGGCGGCCGGAGCGCTGGGCGGCCGGCTTCTAGCGAGCCACGCCGGCTTGGCTCTACCCACAGACCTTCCCGTGTACACGAACTTGAGCACGTACAGCACCACGGTGAACTACAGCACGGATACCATCCCTTTcccaccacctcctccacctccacctcctccacagcagcagcagccagcacCACAGCAGGCTCCCACCTCAGCCGAGCAGCACTCGCGGCTCCAGCCCCTCAAGGACGAGCCCCAGACCGTCCCCGACGTCCAGTGCTTCGGCGACAGCCCCCCGCTCTCGCCCATCGACATGGACACGCAGGAGCGCATCAAGGCCGAGCGCAAGAAGCTGCGCAACCGCATCGCCGCCTCCAAGTGCCGCAAGCGCAAGCTGGAGCGCATCTCGCGGCTGGAGGACAAGGTGAAGTCCCTCAAGAGCCAGAACACGGAGCTCGCCTCCACTGCCAGCGTGCTGAGGGAGCAGGTGGCGCAGCTCAAGCAGAGGGTCCTCAACCATGTCAACAACGGGTGCCAGCTGCTGCCCAGCCAGGTGCAGGCctactga
- the si:ch211-178n15.1 gene encoding uncharacterized protein si:ch211-178n15.1 codes for MHLGKAATGQRVLHPAQDYCRLCSLQGPALSHGQEPMDGPCLSPADSLSPVQWRDLGDLPVPFPSEVRMPEDSMGYPDLCIPQRRHFYLGPSHYHVPESCSSPPCYSWREVRACRWDWPVDPRLAPCACIWERHRDCGCSRQWYPPELPPHPFNGSAVSQLLPTKVRGQRYYTEARYVSEEHYWDCVSENYHRGVHSQEPDFDNLDAPAYNGHCERRHVRFQGHDDEISCDSQDTDGATSPAKTHCNGSPAFFSTEVPQSKFRSSRTSAPRPSASRPWGEEEAEMGQKGRLGDGGDEDSRRKQRKSQGTVREQIKQVVTELEDVLGGLKQVQLEMKEVVQQIDILTSNIDLGGEEQRPCNGPLQDPRHQGNRFGVVALVHNSNGDMMESTTRDKSSRPGQVKSRTAHSSSDHSIASVAAMAASHANSRTATKNHTNPSSPVHTTFAVESAGCRGMNHTSATESQRTKSSANGDCLRARPPRVRVKDLQNQRSRLDYMLPSKLSSIPEPSFPLTPIGLSKTQKPPPYPQNGQAKMPNQDVSHSSNGLKTPPYCGKQKQLTSTMV; via the exons ATGCATTTGGGAAAGGCGGCAACAGGACAACGCGTCCTCCATCCAGCCCAGGACTACTGCCGCCTCTGCTCGCTCCAGGGACCAGCCCTCTCCCATGGGCAAGAGCCCATGGATGGGCCATGCCTGTCTCCAGCGGACAGTCTAAGCCCTGTCCAGTGGCGGGACTTGGGGGACTTGCCTGTGCCCTTTCCTTCAGAGGTCCGAATGCCGGAGGACAGCATGGGGTACCCTGACCTTTGCATACCTCAGAGAAGGCACTTTTACCTGGGACCAAGCCACTACCATGTGCCTGAGAGCTGTAGTAGCCCTCCTTGCTACTCGTGGAGGGAGGTAAGAGCTTGCAGATGGGACTGGCCAGTGGACCCCAGGCTTGCTCCATGCGCGTGCATCTGGGAACGACACAGGGACTGCGGTTGCTCAAGGCAATGGTATCCTCCAGAGTTGCCACCGCATCCCTTCAACGGCAGCGCCGTCTCGCAGCTCCTGCCAACTAAGGTCAGGGGTCAGCGGTACTACACAGAGGCCCGATATGTGTCGGAGGAGCATTACTGGGACTGTGTAAGTGAGAACTATCACAGAGGCGTACATTCCCAAGAACCTGACTTTGACAACCTGGACGCACCTGCTTACAATGGACATTGTGAAAGAAGACATGTCAGATTTCAGGGACACGATGACGAAATCAGTTGCGACAGCCAGGACACTGATGGGGCAACCAGTCCCGCAAAGACGCATTGTAATGGGTCCCCAGCCTTCTTTTCCACAGAGGTGCCCCAAAGCAAGTTCAGGAGCTCCAGGACATCGGCTCCCAGGCCGTCAGCGAGCAGACCCTGGGGAGAAGAAGAGGCAGAGATGGGTCAAAAAGGGAGGCTGGGGGATGGTGGAGATGAGGACAGCAggaggaaacagaggaaaagcCAAGGAACCGTGCGGGAGCAGATCAAACAAGTGGTCACGGAGTTGGAAGACGTACTTGGGGGTCTAAAGCAGGTCCAGTTGGAGATGAAAGAG gtgGTCCAACAGATTGACATCCTGACCTCCAACATAGACCTGGGTGGTGAGGAGCAGAGGCCATGCAACGGTCCGCTGCAGGATCCCAGACACCAGGGCAACCGCTTTGGAGTGGTGGCACTCGTACATAACTCAAACGGAGATATGATGGAATCAACGACAAGAGACAAGAGCTCTCGGCCAGGTCAGGTCAAGTCGCGGACTGCGCATTCCTCGTCGGACCACAGCATAGCTTCTGTGGCCGCGATGGCTGCTTCTCATGCCAACAGCCGCACCGCCACAAAGAACCACACAAACCCGTCGTCTCCTGTCCACACTACATTTGCTGTTGAGTCTGCCGGCTGCAGAGGAATGAATCACACGTCTGCAACAGAATCGCAGAGGACTAAGAGTTCCGCCAATGGAGACTGCCTGCGAGCCAGACCTCCCAGAGTCAGAGTCAAAGATCTCCAGAACCAAAGATCTAGACTGGATTACATGCTCCCCTCAAAGCTTAGCTCTATTCCTGAACCCTCATTTCCTCTGACACCCATTGGCCTCTCAAAGACCCAGAAACCCCCACCGTACCCCCAGAACGGACAAGCCAAAATGCCCAATCAGGATGTAAGCCATTCTTCAAACGGGCTCAAGACACCTCCGTACTGTGGAAAACAAAAACAGCTAACGTCCACCATGGTGTAA